A stretch of the Gavia stellata isolate bGavSte3 chromosome 11, bGavSte3.hap2, whole genome shotgun sequence genome encodes the following:
- the LOC132317717 gene encoding exocyst complex component 7-like, whose product MIPAEEVSARRRAIEGKLKQEEETLSFIKESLEKSDQLTKNIVSILSSFESRLMKLENSIIPVHKQAENLQRLQENVEKTLSCLDHVISYSHVAKDTEKIIKEGPTGRLEEYLNCMDKIQKAVEYFQDNNPDSPELNRMKSLFERGKLQLDDTTHQAGPTHPHPGPDQRG is encoded by the exons ATGATCCCCGCCGAGGAGGTGTCGGCCCGCAGGAGGGCGATCGAGGGCAAGCTCAAGCAA gaagaagaaacccTGTCCTTTATCAAAGAGAGCCTTGAGAAGAGTGACCAGCTTACAAAGAACATA GTTTctattctttcctcctttgaaaGTCGTTTGATGAAGCTGGAGAACTCGATCATCCCTGTCCATAAACAGGCAGAGAACCTGCAGCGCTTGCAGGAGAACGTGGAGAAGACCCTGTCCTGCTTGGATCACGTCATCAGTTACTCCCATGTGGCTAAGGACACAGAGAAGATCATAAAGGAAGG ccccactgggaggctggaggagtACTTGAATTGCATGGACAAAATCCAGAAGGCGGTGGAATACTTCCAGGACAACAATCCAGACAGCCCAGAGCTGAACCGCATG AAATCCCTCTTTGAGAGGGGCAAGCTGCAGCTTGATGACACGACACACCAAGCCGGTCCCACCCATCCTCATCCTGGACCTGATCAGCGGGGATGA